TCCACAGTATATGAGGCATCCACACCCCATCTTAAGCTTTGAGCTGTAGATAGCTCTGAAACTGAAgaatatagaccaggggtcaccaacctttttgaaaccaagagctacttcttgggtactgattaatgcgaagggctaccagtttgatacacacttaaataaattgccagaaatagccaatttgctcaatttacctttaataaataaattatatatatatatatatatatatatatatatatatatatataatatataaaatgggtatttctgtccgtcattccgtcgtgcattttctttccttttacagaagttttttttgtagagaacacatgatgaaaaaaacacttaattgaacagtttaaaagaggagaaaacacgaaaaaaatgaaaataccatTTTGAAgcctagtttatcttcaatttcgactctttaaaattcaaaattcaaccgaattttttttaaagaaaaactagctaattcgaatctttttgaaaaaaataaaaaaagaacttattgaacatcatttgtaatttttcctgattaagattaattttagaattttgatgacatgttttaaataggttacaatccaatctgcactttgttagaatatataacaaattggaccaagctatatttctaacaaatacaaatcattatttattttagattttccagaacaaaaaaatttaaagaaatatcaaaagactttgaaataagatttaaatttgattctacagattttgaagatttgccagaataatttttttcaattttaatcataagtttgaagaaatatttcacaaatattcttcattgaaaaaacagaagctaaaatgaagaattaaattaaaatgtatttattattctttacaataaataaacaaaaaaattacttgaaaattgatttaaattgtcaggaaagaagaggaaggaatttaaaaggtaaaaaggtatatgtgtttaaaaatccaaaaatcatttttaaggttgtatttttttctctaaaattgtctttctgaaagttacaagcaaagtaaaaaaataaattaattcaaacaagtgaagaccaagtctttaaaatattttcttgtattttcaaattctatttgagttttgtctctcttataattaaaaatgtcgagcaaagcgagaccagcttgctagtacataaatgaaacttaaaaaatagaggcagctcacaggtaagtgctgctatttgagctatttttagaacaggccagcgggcgactcatctagtccttacgggctacctggtgcccgcgggcactgcgttggtgacccctgatatagaccctTTATGAATATTAGGAATATCAATGGTTGCCCGCATCCAGCATGTTGGCtcgataaaaaaacaactaaaaaagaGTCAAGAGTAGCAAATGTGCTTTATTGACAACTCCATGAGAGGCGAATGGGAATGATGTCACCTGTAAACACGTCGCGTAAGAGCACTTGAACGTCAGAGAGGAAATCGCTAATTGCGGAGTCCAATTTTGTCCCGTTACACACCGTACCGCACCTGTGGAGACGAGCATGCACAGGAAGTTCCCCCAGCAGCCTTCAATGACGTGGCTTGAATTACTGGACATAACACCTGCTAAACTTGAGCCAACACAAAAGCACATAaggaaaaaaataatctaaaaatgtattaatttattatCAGGAAAATAattatgaaaatacaattttggaaAAATTAAATCATGTGGGTAATAACGGATAATAAAACTCATTGGCTCAATAGTTTTTACTTTTCCTATTTCCTGCAATGGCACCGTATTGCCACACGTCAGCAGGtgacttttttttccttcttcttcttccagtGCCGACTAGGCTATTATTAGCTGGGAGCTGATGGGCCTCGGCGTGGATCATAATAATGATCTGAAGCAGCAGCCTTGCGTGTCTCAGCTCTAATGACACGCGCAcgccaaaaaataaaaacacttaacaacaaaaaaaacaaacacatttggaTAATTCATATTTCCATTTTGGAGACGACTTGTGTCCCAATACTTCTGTGTTTACAAGTAGACTGCTGGGAAAGAATCCTgaatagaaaaaaacatttgagcaCTTTTTGAGGACAGTTATGTCGTTTGCTTTAATGACAACATTTGTTTTTAGCCGTTTGCAGGTGAAATATGACGAAGATTCCCCAAATACGACAAACATGACTTGacgggagggttttttttttctttcctgagTGGATCAAAAAGTGCTTCACCAGACTACCAGTGCTCAGTTGCATCAGTTGGCACCTTTACCTGCTTTCTCACGTGACGTCCACATAAAATTCGGCGGCGGCGGGAATAGTGTAAGAAGGCGGGGGCAGGGATGGTAAACACTGTTGTGTTGAAAGCTATTGCCGTTCAATTCAATTCAAACGGCACATGTCGGACTTTTCCATTTTAGGGCTTTAATAGCAAACATTTCCTCACATCACAAAATGGCTTTTTGagatttactcaactgcagagagtagtAGGGCTCTATTAAGGGTAAGGTGTTGCCCATTAGAGAAGACAGTATTTTTCAGACAATACCTATCATATTTTTTACAATCTTTTATCATCACCTTAATATTATTCCTCACATTTTATCTTCATAACAACTTAGATTTACGTCAGAGtaatcagtgtacagcttgtataacaGTAAATTTTTACTATAAGTCGCTAatttttttccctacactttgaaccctgcggcttataagacggTGCGGCAAATTTATGTATTTTTCCTCGCTGAAGCCATggaaaaactttttatttatattatatatatatatatatatatatatatatatatatatatatacatacacatatatgtcttgattggattatccggagaatagtgctcgataccgtggtagagcgcaatatgtaggtgtgggaaaaaatcacaaaactacttcatctctacagatctgtttcatgaggggttccctcaatcatcaggaaatctcctgatgattgagggaacccctcatgaaacagatctgtagagatgaagtagtcttgtgattttttcccacacctacatacatacacatatatatatatctgtgtgtgtatatatatatactgtatgtgtgtgtatatatacatgtatatatatactgtgtgtgtggtgtgtatgtatttatatatatacatacatataaacacacgcacgcacgcacacacacacacatatatatatctgtgtgtgtgcgcatatatatatatactgtatgtgtgtgtatatatacatatatatatactgtatgtgtgtggtgtgtatgtatatatatatatatatacatacatataaacgcacgcacgcgcgcgtgtatgtgtgtggtgtgtatgtatatatatatatatatatatacatacatataaacgcacgcacgcacgcacgcacgcacgcacgcacgcacgcacgcacgcacgcacgcacgcacgcacgcacgcacgcacgcacgcacgcacgcacgcacgcacacacgcacacacgcacacacgcacacacgcacacacgcacacacacacacacacacacacacacacacacacacaaacacagcaaaGTAGACCATCAATTTTGTTGCGAACTGAGGCAACAAGTAAGGTAACTAGATGGTTAGCTAACTAACGAGAGAAACAATGAGTGCCTGCGGCTGAGGAGAGCTTCAACAAATTTTATTTGGATTGTATCGTTTTTAAGTGTTTCATTAAAAAACGCGGAAGTGATATTTTGACGCGAAAATGTATGTttaaaatcccagatttcccattTCATTTCACATGCCGTAGAGTATATAAGAATAGTGTACAATATTTTACCAATACAAACTAATATAAACTATACTAAAAAAAGTTGTATAAATAATCTATTTGTAATCGAATAGTAGTCcctgaatcgtaatcgaatcgtgaggggcccaaagattcccacctctactcAAGGCTATTCTACTGggtaaaacaagtgtaaaagGTGACTATATTTCATGTCTGGAGGGATTTAATAATGTTAAAACTGTATTTAGAAGGTGGTAAACTATGAAAACATTGTATTCATAAATAATAATCCTACTTTGGAAGCAATTAGATCAGCGGTCTCAAACTTAATTTACCTGAGGGCCACAAGAggtagagtctgggtgaggctgcgCCCCACAAAGTTTTCACATGACAACCACATGTCTAAATTAGCAGCTATAGTGACCCTGAATTACAGTACgccttaagtcaggggtgtcaaagtaaaGACCCGCGGGCCAAATCCGGCCCACAAATGAAGTATCTATGGCCACcgggatatttgattagtattagaaccggcccgcgggctgttttgcacgcaccaaaaCTCCATCAGTgatggcgctaggaattttcaaaacggggtcctagggaccccatcaagtcataaataTGGGATCCCACAGTCAATTTTTGGGGTCtcacttttttgtaaccattttgaaaacaaatgataaatgtatgcattatcctgttctaactcacattctatgttgtgttttggaaaaaggttgtcattaaCATTAATTCATttaagaaaaataatacaaaagaaaacacatttttatgtagatgtattcagttataaacattcatttactttcttctttccttcatggatctaaactttaccgctgactGTATTGTTttccatatttttattgtaatatttttaatatctgtttgttctatttttttggccaaagtaagacaaagaaaaccatctgaagttgtctttaattTTTAGTCTTAATGCCGTGATTTTGATAGTACGGGCCGCGTGTGAACAGATTTTCCTCagtgcggcccctgagctaaaaagtGTTTGACACCCTTGGCTTAAGTGATTAGAAATGTCAAATTGAATGTCAATAATGTCTATTTTGACACTGTTGAGTTTCGCTTGTTTGAAGGAAGTAGCTTTTTTGGTTTGTTGTGCTATCATTTCTGTGTCTGCACTGTTGTACTTCATTCTAGTGGAATAAATATACATACCTATTAGCCGCAATTaccctaaatcagtggttctcaattaaTTTGTCACGCAGCCGCCCCCAGGTGACAGCATTTTTTCACACTCCCCAGAAATTACTGTCAATTTTTTTATCTGTGTGTGCCCACGATAGTTCTATGATGCTATTATGCTATTGCCTCTGTCGCCCCCCTTTTCCCCAACACCTCACGACACCCCAAAAAGGGGCCCGCAccattatttaaaggggaacattatcacaatttcagaagggttaaaaccaataaaaatcagttcccagtggcttattttattttttgaagtttttttcaaaattttacccatcatggaatatcccaaaaaaaggctttaaagtgcctgattttcgctatctgtgaagccaccgtccattttcctgtgacgtcatccagtgatgccaatacaaacaacatggcggatagcacagcaagatatagcgacattagctcggattcatactcggatttcagcgccttaagcgattcaacagattacgcatgtattgaaacggatggttggaatatggaggcggatagcgaaaacgaaattgaagaagaaactgaagctattgagcgaatagctattgacgctattcggcgatcgccttctaaccaacgattgagtgtcgcaggatatccatacagctctgtgccatgtctgccttagcatcgccggtaaaatgcagaccaaacgatcgggactttcgcgtcttgtgacactggagcaacttaaatctgtcgattggtaagtgtttgtttggcattaaatgtgggtgtacattacatttgtggcattaaatttgtatgtacaaatgtacatacaactagcctaaatagcatgtaagcatcgattagcatgccgtgctaatcgatgcacactccacggaagtcaacttgaatccgtccctgatcgtgttgttacaccctccgacaacacaccgacgaggcatgatgtctccaaggtacggaaaacagtcgaaaaaatggaaaataacagagctgatttgacttggtgtttgtaatgtgtttgagaaaatggcggattgactacctaggtgacgtcacaaccgagtgcgaataatacaaaggcgtttaattcgccgaaattcacccatttagagttcggaaatcagttaaaaagatATATGGACTTTTTTatgcaacatcaagatatatattgaagcttacataggtctggtgataatgttcccctttaagaagcacTGTAATAAGGTTTGGAACTTGCTCACAATTTTCTAGGAGACGTAATCTTTTTATGCCCCCCCGAAGCAAATGTTTAATCTGCATGTGTCAAGCCATAGACTATTACGCTATTCCTTCTCACGCACTCCCGCCCCACTTTTAAGGAAGCACTGCCCTTAACTGTGAAATTAGGTAGAGGGCCACAAAGGGGCCCCTGAATTAGATGTGTAACTTGATCATTATTGATTCAAGTGAGCACTGGCCTCTGAAAAGACATTTTTCAAGAAGTTTGTCAACACAGTCGACTTGtgtgagaaaaacaaacaaacccccctcccctccaaaaataaaaataaaaaataataaattggaCGATTATTATAATCCCAAAAGCTGCAGAAGCGCCGCTAACGAGTCTGACTTCCTCCCGTGGTGATTTAAATCCTGCGCTCTGAGGGGGAGGGAAGGAACAAGAACATCTGCCTCGAAAGGAGAAGCAGCTCTTTCTTCAGCATGTTTGAAGACGGCCATCGAAAAAGCAGGATGTACGGgaataaatatgaaaaaaaaaaaaaaaaaagctgaaaggTTTTTCAGTCGATGGTCACGTGTGCGACAATAAATAAGACGTCTTTTGTCTCGTTCAGTCGCCTGACGCTCCTGAACGAGGGTTTGTATAGAACGCCATTTTCGCCGCTGTCGCTCTTTTGTAACATGAAAGAAGCGGACCCCCGTCTTTCTTAGGATCCCAGACCTTTCAAAGCGGGTGTTTGTGGTACTATCGAAATGGCGGTTCGGGCTGTTGAGGATTGGGTCTGTAGAGCTGCTGCAGCCGCACGGGTCGCCCGTTAGCCGGCCAACCCCCCGGCAGCTGCCCGATGACCCTGAGGCCGACCGGTTGTCTGTGCCCCGGGGCGCCGCCGGAGGCGAGCACGTGTCCTTGGTGTGGCTCCGGCGGGGGAGTCCTGCTTTGGTGGTTAGGCGGAGACGCGGGGTAATGTGGGAGAAGGATGGCTGGCGTGAGTCCGTAGCGCACCTGGAACACCCGGAGAGGTCCCTGCGCTACCAGGCCGTTGGGCCGCGGCGGGTCCGGGAGGAGCCGCTCGGACGGGACCTTCGCCGCCGTCTCCTCCTTCTCCTTGCCGCCTTTGCCCGCCTGCCTCTTGGCGCGGCTCAACTCTTGCATCTTCTCCGCTTGTGCTCGCCGGATATGATAAGTCCTTCTGGAGCCCTGGAAGGAGTCCAAGAACTCATCCAGGCTCACGTTCCCTTCCATGAACTTGTCCAGCAGCTCCTGTGAAGCAGGCCagacaaaattaaagctgcaagcagcgttggtc
The window above is part of the Nerophis ophidion isolate RoL-2023_Sa linkage group LG04, RoL_Noph_v1.0, whole genome shotgun sequence genome. Proteins encoded here:
- the vps37d gene encoding vacuolar protein sorting-associated protein 37D; protein product: MSNLKESSACPDGYRALSTGELRELLQNDDKMEQIIRLDEKFQELQVDREMLLASNRSVAEESLTRRPCLNNGKLQLAEKYKQLSKLAATCYEKHSQLGTRVQKHSLQTAQNLLQEEVARAEERSEELLDKFMEGNVSLDEFLDSFQGSRRTYHIRRAQAEKMQELSRAKRQAGKGGKEKEETAAKVPSERLLPDPPRPNGLVAQGPLRVFQVRYGLTPAILLPHYPASPPNHQSRTPPPEPHQGHVLASGGAPGHRQPVGLRVIGQLPGGWPANGRPVRLQQLYRPNPQQPEPPFR